In Candidatus Palauibacter australiensis, the DNA window GATGAGGCCCGGCTGGATCAACACGACTTGGATGTTGAACGGCGCGGTCTCGATGCGGAGGCAGTCCGACCAGCCTTCGAGCGCGTGCTTGGTCGCGTGGTACCATGCCCCGAAGGGCGTGAAGATCCGGCCGCCCATCGAGGAGGTGTTGACGATCCGGCCCGCACCCTGCTCCCTCATGTGCGGCAGGACGAGCTGGGTGAGGTGGGCGAGGCCGAACAGGTTCACCTCGAACTGGTATCTGGCGTCTTCGAGCGGGATGTCCTCGACCGTCCCGTAGAGGCCGAAGCCCGCGTTGTTGATCAGAACGTCGATGCGTCCGTCGGCGTCGATGATTCGGCGCACGGTTCGCTCGTTGTCCTCGCCCTTCGAGACGTCCATCTCGACCGGGGTGATGCCGTGTTCCGGCAGATCCTCCATGCGATCCACCCGGCGCGCGCCAGCGTAGACGGTGTGGCCCGCGCGGGCCAGCAGGATCGCCGCCTCCCGGCCCATGCCGGATGAGGCTCCGGTGATGAGTATGACCCTGCCCAAGTAGCTGCTCCCTCCATCGGCGTTGTACTGAAAGACGTTGCACGCGCGAGCATCTGCTGCGGGCCTCCCTTGGCTGGCTCCGCGCGGCGTTGATCCACCCAATCTAATCGGGAAGCGCCCGAGGTGGCATCCTGACGGGGGCGACGGCCTCCCGCTAAGCCCTCCCGCGACGTGGGGGTCGCGCCGATGACGCTCGAAGGCGTGATACATTGATGGCGACTGGTCGAGCGCCGCGACGAGGCGCGTTGGCCCATGTGAACCGCCGACGGCAAGCGGAGAGTCCCTCAGATGACCCCGAACGAGTTCATCGCGAAATGGCACGCCTCGGAGCTGAAGGAACGCTCCGCGGCGCAGGAGCACTTCATCGACCTGTGCCGTCTGCTCGGCGAGCAGACGCCCGCGGAAGCCGATCCCAAGGGGAACCGTTACTGCTTCGAGAAGGGAGCGGCGAAGGACTCGGGCGGTGGAGGCTGGGCCGACGTGTGGAAGCGGCATCACTTCGCTTGGGAGTACAAGGGAAAGCACGCGAACCTCGACGCCGCGTTCAACCAGCTCAGGCAGTACGCGCTCGCGCTGGAGAACCCGCCGCTGCTGATCGTCTCGGACATGCGCCGGTTCCAGATTCGGACGAACTGGACCAACTCGGTCAGCAAGACACACGAGTTCGAGCTTGACGATCTCGCGGACGGCGCGGTCCGCGACAAGCTCAAGTGGGCCATGTCCGACCCGAAGCGGCTGCGGCCGGGCGAGACGCGGCAGACACTGACGGAACGGGCCGCGAGGCACTTTGCATTGTTGGCTCAGTCGCTCCGCGATCAGGGCCACGGCCCGGAGGATGTGGCCCACTTCGTGAACCGCCTCGTGTTCTGCATGTTCGCCGAGGATGTGGGACTGCTTCCCAACGACATGTTCACCCGGATGTTGAGGCGCGCGCGGCGGAAGCCGGAAAAGTTTGCGGACCTGGCCCGGAAGCTGTTCGGGGCGATGTCCACGGGCGGCGAGGTCGGGTTCGAGGATGTGGACTGGTTCAACGGCGGGCTGTTCGAGGACGACGCCGCCCTCCCCATGGACAGAGAGCAGATTCAAACGACTCTGGAAGCCTCCGGACTCGACTGGTCGAGCATCGACCCCTCGATCCTCGGCAC includes these proteins:
- a CDS encoding oxidoreductase, whose amino-acid sequence is MGRVILITGASSGMGREAAILLARAGHTVYAGARRVDRMEDLPEHGITPVEMDVSKGEDNERTVRRIIDADGRIDVLINNAGFGLYGTVEDIPLEDARYQFEVNLFGLAHLTQLVLPHMREQGAGRIVNTSSMGGRIFTPFGAWYHATKHALEGWSDCLRIETAPFNIQVVLIQPGLIQTEFGHVVGGSLQKYYADSAYKTGLDRLFAMASDPKAASRGTDAKVLARVFVEAATAAHPRRRYVKGATARPLMFIRKWFGDGIYESVLRRTFG